TGGAGTCACCCCTGTCCAGATCACCGCATCCGATGACTCTGGAATCAACAAGGTTCGACTTTACGCAAGGCAGCGTGGAAGCACCATGAAAGGCGTGCAGGTTGGGGTGGCCGATCAGGAACCCTACGTGGTGGCCTGGAACACCACCAACATCCCCAACAACTCAGACGCAGAAATTTACGCTGAAGCCCAGGACAACAGTGGTGAAGTGGGGGTCTCCGATCCTGTGCCCCTCAAAAACAACAACCAGAACGCACCCACCTTGAATTACTTTGCGGCTTACACGCTTCCCACACGCACCCAGGTCAATGCCAATGGATTGAACATCAAAAAACAAATGGGAGACAGCATTTCTTTTTCTCAACCTGACCTCGCAGATTTGCAACCGCCACCAACAAAGGTGAAAAATGCAGCCAAGTCCAGCATTCAGGCACAGGCCGAAAACAACGATTATTTTTTTGAATGGAACTGGAAGGCCCACACCCAGAGCAGCAAGTATGACCTTTACCTCAGTGCAGGAGACGCGGTGGGACCATTCGAGCAGGTTGACGCTGAAACCAGCAATGCCGAAGCTGGCACCAACCTCAAAACCAACCGGCATTACACCGGAGCGGTGGATGCACAAAAGACCTTTTATGGCATGATTGTGGCGAACACCAATCAGGGAGAAAGTCCCCTTTCTAACGCAGGTGCCACCCAGTTTCTGCTGGAACGACCCAGCAACCTCAGCCCTGTGAACAATGCCATTGTTTCTGGGGGCAGGCCTAAAATCACCTGGCAAGGGGTTCAGGGGGTGGATGGGTACGTGTTTTACCTGTATGACAAGAACCCTCTCACCGAAGGCTCAACAGCCAAACGCCTGTGGACCAATTCACCTCAGACCATTGCGGGCACCGAAGCCGTGTACCCGGATGCGCTTCCCGCCCTGAGCACCGGAACGTACTACTGGTGGGTGGCCGGGGTGAAATTCGTCAAAAAGCAAGCGGTCGCTTTGACCTACAGCAACCCCACTCGCATCCTGGTGCAATGACATGCGTGCCGGATTGCTTTTTGCACTGACCGTCCTGATGACCGCCTGTGGGGTCACGCCACCCGTCATTGATTACAAACTCACCCAGGTGATTCCAGCAGTGGCCGCACCAGGTGAAACCATTCAGGTGTTCGGGGTGTTCCCCGAACACCCCCAGGTGACCCTGGACGACCTTCCAGTGATTGCAGAGCCAGTCAACCGGAACAGTTTCAAGGTGAAATTGCCTGTGGATCAGGTGGCAGGGCTGAAAGTCCTCAGGCTCAAAGGAATCACCGGAGGAGCCACCTTCAATGTGCAACCCTCCATTCGGGCGGTGCGGTGGGAGTCGGGCACCCTGGTGATTGATGCCCTCGGCTGGAACGCCACCTCCAATCCAGAACTCCTCATGGACGAGGTGCTGCTGCCGGTGGAGAAAACCAGTGGTGCCTTGCGTTACACCTTCAAGCAACACCCTGGCTTTGGCGTGCACCAATTGAAACTGCAAGTCAACAACCAAAGCAGCAACATGCACCCCTGGGACCTGCAGGCCGCCAGACTGAAAGGTCAGGTTCTGCTGGACGGGCAGCAGCCCTCTGCTGTGATGAAGCAGAACCTGACAGTAAACGTTCCAAACCACAGAACCCTGGCCGTGAAACCAGAACACTGTGCCCTCCCGAATTTCCCGGGACTGATGGAAGAGAAGGTTTACCCTGAATTTCAGGCCCGTCGTCTCAGCTTTCAAAATCAGGAGCAGGCTGAATCTGCTCGCCTGGTCCTCCAGGCTGATCCCTGTGTGAGCCATGTGGTTTTCGATGACCAC
This genomic window from Deinococcus cellulosilyticus NBRC 106333 = KACC 11606 contains:
- a CDS encoding Ig-like domain-containing protein; the encoded protein is MTRPRTLLMAGTLLALMACQNADRMPPKIAITAPAFNSNVTGVTPVQITASDDSGINKVRLYARQRGSTMKGVQVGVADQEPYVVAWNTTNIPNNSDAEIYAEAQDNSGEVGVSDPVPLKNNNQNAPTLNYFAAYTLPTRTQVNANGLNIKKQMGDSISFSQPDLADLQPPPTKVKNAAKSSIQAQAENNDYFFEWNWKAHTQSSKYDLYLSAGDAVGPFEQVDAETSNAEAGTNLKTNRHYTGAVDAQKTFYGMIVANTNQGESPLSNAGATQFLLERPSNLSPVNNAIVSGGRPKITWQGVQGVDGYVFYLYDKNPLTEGSTAKRLWTNSPQTIAGTEAVYPDALPALSTGTYYWWVAGVKFVKKQAVALTYSNPTRILVQ